Sequence from the Festucalex cinctus isolate MCC-2025b chromosome 21, RoL_Fcin_1.0, whole genome shotgun sequence genome:
CAAAAGATAACAAaggtctagaaaaaaaaaaacaactctctAAAAGAcgttttagaaaaataaataaaagtacaacATCAACAAGTGCGTCTGTCAGACTTTGTCTCACTTCTTGTTTCTGCCGCTTCTCCATGTCCTTTGTTGCGGCAAGCGGCGCTCTCTGCCAGTAAACTGTCAAGTCGTATTGTTTGTGCCAAAAACTTGTTCTACTGAAGAGGATCCCCCGCGGGGTTCATCACAAAACGGTCATTTAggattaaaagcattttttgcaATACTGTGAGGAAGCAGAGTGGAAATCGAtttcttgatgacatcatcagtgcTACTACAGTCCACAACAATTTTAGCGTTGTGGTTTATTTCACATATTATACGGTATAGAagcataaaatgaaaacaatgcaaATTAACATTATGCTGAATGTAGCTGTTgtaattatgttttgtttttaacgccACCGGCAGGTCTCGTCTGGTTTTCCGTAGCAtagaatgtacaaaaaaaaaaaagatgcaacgTTGTCACAGAGCTAAAAAAGATAATGCATTTTACCTTGTCAAAATTTTTTGGTAAACATTTCCACACTCTTGTAGCATTCGTGCGCGACTTGATGTTAATTTGCGGATGATCAATAAAGTTCTCGTTATTGGACATAACATTTTAGCGCAGAAGATGGTGCTTTACTGCCGTTGTTCCTTTCCGTCAGTCCCGTGGTCCAAATCAGAAAATGCCAAACTTATTTCCAAACTCTCGGTCCCACGCAGACCTTACGAAGACTCTCACCTTGTTGGCCAGGAATTGATGGGCAAATCCAAAGTCCTCCACGAGATTGCTTAAAATATGATTAGCGATAAGTTGGCTCGGTCGCTTGAACCCCGAACATGGATAAAAACTCGCCAGTGAAAATGGTGGAATGTGTCTTGGAAAAAatcttggaagaaaaaaaatcatttttaaggaCACAAGGTGGTTGTCCTCATTTGGACGAGAGGGAAGGACGCAAGCTGTGATCGGATGAAAAGTGACGACATGGCGGTTACCCGTGTAGTTTGAAAGAGTTGCCATCGTTGTtatgatcacaaaaaaaaaaaaaaaagggttgttgTTCTTCTTGTGACAGTTTTTGCCGGTTGTCCTCAACGAGTCAACACTGTGGGACGGCCCTGCAGGCGTTGGTGTTCGTTTGAGCTGATCCGCACTGAGCTCGAGTGTTTGTTTTGATGCTGTGGACTTCTTCATGACTCAAAGCTGCATCGTCAAAGACGGATCAGGAGCCGGGCTTGACCATTCTGACGGAAATAcaggggacatttttttttcttcttttaaacctTCAATGGTTGAGTGAATGttctttgatgatgatgatgatgatgatgatgatgatgatgatgaagtgaaatgaaaaaaagacgACTGGAGAAATGCCGAGCAACGAAAAGAAGCGGCTACGGagtcacacatacatacacaacaTTGCGGAGCGAGCACATGCCAGAGTCCAGTGGACAGCAAAATCGTCAACATGAGGCAAGTCTCCACACTTTCAACTTACCGCTGTCCTCTACGTCCATGCTGCTGCATGTGACGTAAACAAGACAAAAGCAACATCGCACGTGAAAACGAGAaactttttgtgctttttcaggagcgcgtttaaaaaataataatttcaatttCCCCATCCAAAAAGAAACTTGTTGCTTGATGCTTACCTTGACAGTTGATCGTCCAAGCTGTCGTCCACGTCCTGTAGAGACGCAACACCGAAATCAATACAGGCGTGCATTATTCCATGCATCAGCTTTTCATAACAAAGCActcatgcaaagttatcaataaataagATGCTGCCTATTTGGCATCAAATCATTTGTTCTGTCAGTCAGTCTGCTTACAAGACTCACGACTGTGGCGCCATCTAGTGAGGAATGCCCACAGTGGCATCTGCTCACCGCtcacttcatccatccatttccaacAGAAAATGAACAGAGGATGACAGTCGATGTCAATTTGGAATTTTTGTTACACTGCTCCAGGTCATATTTCAGAAGCGTTAATTGCCACGCGAGGGTGTAAACGCATGAAAAGCCAATTTTCATGCACCTTAGACAGTCGTGGCAAATAACCAAGAACTTTCTTATTGTACTCAAGCACATTTTTCAGATACTTTgcttacgtttttgttttttttctggcaaatttTCCCTTTTGAGAAGAGATATTTGTACTTGAGTATGGTGGAGTAaagctgccaaaattaaaaatgaataaatgactaaataaatattccatttatattttttatataaatttctaattatatttgttttatatctgtttttattttcacttttagtcatttatttatttatttagtcatttatatatttttaatttgggcagttttggtcctccatactcgaGGCGCACCAAAGTGGCCTCGGCAGCAAACTACCCAAAGTGAAGACGTATTTTCAGGATatcaccatgaaaaaaaaaagtatttatgtgaGTGCGGCGACCTACCCAGGTGTCGTGCTTGACGGGCCGCCTGCGAGTCGGGTTGCTGCGAGGCGACGGCGAGCTGATGGAGGTGGACAGGAACGGCCGACAGAGCTTCTTGTCCGCGCCGGCAGACGCGCACGCATTTGAGCCATCTGTGGAAGCAGATAGAAAAGTGAAAAAAGGTAATACAATGGTGGCACCTGGACTGAgaaatcagcaaaaaaacagGTGGTCAAGTTTTCCCCAAAAGAAGTTACTTTGTTCgttatacatatattttgtcTTAAATCGGCCGATTAATCAGTTGTCGTAACGATATGAATCTGGGCACGGGCCGCTCATTCGTTGCATCATCTTACCTGCAGGTAGACACTGACTGTCGGTTGCCTGCAGGTGTTGATGACTGTCGGCGGCACAGGAGCAACACGTGCTTACTGCCTTCCTGCTTTTGTCTACAaatagaagacaaaaaaaataaacctctAATGGCGATGAAGTTTATGTTATGATTCATTTTGGAAACCTTCAAATGACCTTGCTGAGCAAGCTCCCAAAGGTCCAGAGCCACTTTGAAGGCCTGCGCGACTGTCAGAGTCACAGCCTGAGCCTGCACCAAGAAGAAACACATTCAGAACAGATTTGgatcaataaatatataataatataaatttgCTGTTGTTCAGGCATCATTGTAATGTGCAGAATAAGCTACCACAAGGTGGAGCCAAACCATCATTGCTGATATTACCCACAGCTATTCTTAGTGtttcttcaaataaaaaaaaaatttaaaaaaagtttttcctttCCCAAAACATACAATCTTCTTCTTTTGGCAGAGAAAGGCGTGACACTCCAGCGTCTCGTTGAAAGGACTCTGCGACACGTACGCAAACACCTTGTCCTGGCTTTTATCTGCTGTGCAGTAAGAGATTCTgcaaagaaacaaagaaaaaaaatatttagattgTAGATGTATGTTTTGCGTGatatagcattaagctagcatacTTTTGTTCGACAAAAGTATATAATTTGGCTGAACATTTATCACTTTGAATaaatgtttggttttgttttatttatgtcaGTTTTCCAATAAACATCAACTGGGGGTAATAAACTGCTTGAAGCAAGCATGCTTGACTTCTAAAGAACTGAGAGTCACGTGACTTGACGCGTCTTCTTTTCGTTTCATCAGATGTgatgacatacagtatattagTCTCCTCCCATTTGTTGATGAAACCATAAGAACAGGAGCTGATGAATATCTTAAAAATTTGGTTAAGCCGGTTAAATGTTTACAATGTGTAGGAAA
This genomic interval carries:
- the LOC144010532 gene encoding low density lipoprotein receptor adapter protein 1 isoform X2 encodes the protein MDALKNAGRAIIKSPGVPRHTWGTSKHEKLAENWTDTKETLLEGMAFNVKYLGMTLVGQPKGEDMAAAAIRRIVTMARAGAKKFRKVTLTVSPKGIVITDTDTADLVENVSIYRISYCTADKSQDKVFAYVSQSPFNETLECHAFLCQKKKIAQAVTLTVAQAFKVALDLWELAQQDKSRKAVSTCCSCAADSHQHLQATDSQCLPADGSNACASAGADKKLCRPFLSTSISSPSPRSNPTRRRPVKHDTWDVDDSLDDQLSSSMDVEDSEWSSPAPDPSLTMQL
- the LOC144010532 gene encoding low density lipoprotein receptor adapter protein 1 isoform X3, whose amino-acid sequence is MDALKNAGRAIIKSPGVPRHTWGTSKHEKLAENWTDTKETLLEGMAFNVKYLGMTLVGQPKGEDMAAAAIRRIVTMARAGAKKFRKVTLTVSPKGIVITDTDTADLVENVSIYRISYCTADKSQDKVFAYVSQSPFNETLECHAFLCQKKKIAQAVTLTVAQAFKVALDLWELAQQDKSRKAVSTCCSCAADSHQHLQATDSQCLPADGSNACASAGADKKLCRPFLSTSISSPSPRSNPTRRRPVKHDTWDVDDSLDDQLSSMDVEDSEWSSPAPDPSLTMQL
- the LOC144010532 gene encoding low density lipoprotein receptor adapter protein 1 isoform X1; this translates as MDALKNAGRAIIKSPGVPRHTWGTSKHEKLAENWTDTKETLLEGMAFNVKYLGMTLVGQPKGEDMAAAAIRRIVTMARAGAKKFRKVTLTVSPKGIVITDTDTADLVENVSIYRISYCTADKSQDKVFAYVSQSPFNETLECHAFLCQKKKIAQAVTLTVAQAFKVALDLWELAQQDKSRKAVSTCCSCAADSHQHLQATDSQCLPADGSNACASAGADKKLCRPFLSTSISSPSPRSNPTRRRPVKHDTWDVDDSLDDQLSSTKSFSFSRAMLLLSCLRHMQQHGRRGQRMVKPGS
- the LOC144010532 gene encoding low density lipoprotein receptor adapter protein 1 isoform X5, with the protein product MDALKNAGRAIIKSPGVPRHTWGTSKHEKLAENWTDTKETLLEGMAFNVKYLGMTLVGQPKGEDMAAAAIRRIVTMARAGAKKFRKVTLTVSPKGIVITDTDTADLVENVSIYRISYCTADKSQDKVFAYVSQSPFNETLECHAFLCQKKKIAQAVTLTVAQAFKVALDLWELAQQDKSRKAVSTCCSCAADSHQHLQATDSQCLPADGSNACASAGADKKLCRPFLSTSISSPSPRSNPTRRRPVKHDTWDVDDSLDDQLSRMVKPGS
- the LOC144010532 gene encoding low density lipoprotein receptor adapter protein 1 isoform X4 — translated: MDALKNAGRAIIKSPGVPRHTWGTSKHEKLAENWTDTKETLLEGMAFNVKYLGMTLVGQPKGEDMAAAAIRRIVTMARAGAKKFRKVTLTVSPKGIVITDTDTADLVENVSIYRISYCTADKSQDKVFAYVSQSPFNETLECHAFLCQKKKIAQAVTLTVAQAFKVALDLWELAQQDKSRKAVSTCCSCAADSHQHLQATDSQCLPADGSNACASAGADKKLCRPFLSTSISSPSPRSNPTRRRPVKHDTWDVDDSLDDQLSRCRDLSRPCTVGSSRRVDTI